From Hartmannibacter diazotrophicus, a single genomic window includes:
- the rpsT gene encoding 30S ribosomal protein S20 — translation MANTTSAKKATRKIARRTEINKNRRSRMRTYVRQLEEAIASGDKAAADAAFAACQPELMRAAQNGILHKNTASRKVSRLAARVKAVGA, via the coding sequence ATGGCCAACACCACTTCGGCCAAGAAGGCGACGCGCAAGATCGCTCGCCGCACCGAGATCAACAAGAACCGCCGCAGCCGCATGCGCACCTATGTGCGCCAGCTGGAAGAGGCGATTGCCAGCGGCGACAAGGCTGCCGCCGACGCGGCCTTCGCTGCCTGCCAGCCGGAGCTGATGCGCGCGGCGCAGAATGGCATCCTGCACAAGAACACGGCGTCCCGTAAGGTCTCGCGCCTTGCGGCCCGCGTGAAGGCCGTCGGCGCCTGA